The following coding sequences lie in one Kribbella sp. NBC_00709 genomic window:
- a CDS encoding nuclear transport factor 2 family protein encodes MEAKEFHDGADGSDDPQVAEAIAAEQESLSIECRADPARLRRLMAPDFHEFGSSGGEIEFEGTAELVAASTDPAGEPIRFHAMRGQRLSDGLVMLKYTSDNGERRSNRTSLWRRVGPGHWQMFHHQGTPTQR; translated from the coding sequence ATGGAAGCCAAGGAGTTTCACGACGGTGCGGACGGGTCCGACGACCCGCAGGTGGCTGAGGCCATCGCTGCGGAGCAGGAGTCGCTGAGCATCGAGTGCCGGGCCGACCCAGCTCGTCTGCGGAGGTTGATGGCACCGGACTTCCATGAGTTCGGGTCGTCAGGCGGTGAGATCGAATTCGAGGGCACGGCCGAGCTCGTCGCGGCAAGCACCGATCCGGCCGGTGAGCCGATCCGCTTCCACGCCATGCGCGGCCAGCGGCTGAGCGACGGACTGGTGATGCTCAAGTACACGTCTGACAACGGCGAACGTCGTTCCAACAGAACCTCACTGTGGCGTCGCGTCGGCCCGGGACACTGGCAGATGTTCCACCATCAAGGAACACCAACCCAGCGATAA